The nucleotide window CGCGCGGCGGAGTGATCAGGCGCCGGGTTTGGCCATCGTGGCCACGAGTACGGCCTTGATGGTGTGCATCCGGTTCTCCGCCTCGTCGAAGACGACCGAGAACGGGGACTCGAAGACCTCGTCGGTCACTTCAAGCTCCGTCAGGCCGTACGCGTCGTGGATCTCCCGGCCGACCTTCGTGCCGAGGTCGTGGAAGGCCGGGAGGCAGTGCAGGAACCTGACGTCGTCGTTGCCCGTGGCCCGCAGGACGTCCATGGTCACGGAGTACGGCGCGAGCGCGGTGATGCGCTCGGCCCACACCTCCTTGGGCTCCCCCATGGAGACCCAGACGTCCGTGGCGACGAAGTCGGCGCCGCGGACACCTTCGGCGATGTCCTCGGTGAGCGTGACCGTCGCGCCGCTGACCTGAGCGAGCTTCCGGGCCTGCGCGACGACGTCCGCCGCCGGCCAGTAGGCCCGGGGCGCGACGATCCGGATGTCCATTCCGAGCAGGGCGCCGGTGACGAGGTAGGAGTTGCCCATGTTGAAGCGGGCGTCGCCGAGGTAGGCGAACACCATCCGGTCCAGCGGCTTCGCGCTGTGCTCGGTCATCGTGAGCACGTCGGCGAGCATCTGGGTGGGGTGCCACTCGTCGGTCAGCCCGTTGAAGACCGGGACGCCACCGTACGCGGCCAGCTCCTCGACGGCCTGCTGGCTGTCGCCCCGGTACTCGATGCCGTCGAACATCCGGCCCAGCACGCGGGCCGTGTCCTTCACCGACTCCTTGTGGCCCATCTGCGAGCCGGAGGGGTCCAGGTACGTCGTGGACGCGCCCTGGTCCGCCGCGGCGACCTCGAACGCGCACCGCGTACGCGTCGACGTCTTCTCGAAGATCAGCGCGATGTTCTTGCCGCTCAGCCGCCGCACCTCGGTCCCCGCCTTCTTGGCGGCCTTGAGCTCCGCGGCCAGGGCGACCAGGCCGCGGAACTCCTCGGCCGTGAAGTCCAGCTCCTTGAGGAAGTGGCGGCCTGCGAGGTCTGTGGCCATGTGACTGCTCCTGGTCGGACAAGGGTCGCTCGAAGCGCTGATCCTGGAAGTCTATACGAGTACCTGCATTGCTATACAGGAGCATGCGTCATCGGGCTGCTCGCTACACGGGATCACGCACTACCGGACAGCTCATGCACCGGGGCCCGCCGCGCCCCCGCCCCAGCTCGCTGCCGCGGATCTCTATGACTTCGATGCCCTGCTTGCGCAGATGCGTGTTGGTGCTGACGTTCCGCTCGTACGCGACGACGACCCCCGGTTCCACGGCCAGCACGTTGCAGCCGTCGTCCCACTGCTCGCGCTGCGCCGCGTGTACGTCCTGGACGGCGGCGAGCACCCGGATC belongs to Streptomyces finlayi and includes:
- the argF gene encoding ornithine carbamoyltransferase, giving the protein MATDLAGRHFLKELDFTAEEFRGLVALAAELKAAKKAGTEVRRLSGKNIALIFEKTSTRTRCAFEVAAADQGASTTYLDPSGSQMGHKESVKDTARVLGRMFDGIEYRGDSQQAVEELAAYGGVPVFNGLTDEWHPTQMLADVLTMTEHSAKPLDRMVFAYLGDARFNMGNSYLVTGALLGMDIRIVAPRAYWPAADVVAQARKLAQVSGATVTLTEDIAEGVRGADFVATDVWVSMGEPKEVWAERITALAPYSVTMDVLRATGNDDVRFLHCLPAFHDLGTKVGREIHDAYGLTELEVTDEVFESPFSVVFDEAENRMHTIKAVLVATMAKPGA